The Prosthecomicrobium sp. N25 nucleotide sequence CTTCGCCCCGTTCCGGTCCACCGCGGGGACTTCGGCCACCGGTTCGAGGCTCGCCGAGTCGAAGAAGCGCACTCCTCCAGGTTCGTAGTTGGACACCGCCACGAGCCGCCCGTCGTCCGAGATCGCGCCCCCGATGGCATTGCCGGCCTGGACGATGCGCTTCTCGACGGCCATTCCCAGGAGGTCGACCTTGGTCAGGCCGCCGTCCCGTCCGAACACGAAGGCGTAGCGTTCGTCGCGGGAGAAGACCACCGAGGCGTGCGAGAGGTCGCCGAGCCCTTCGATCCGGCCGAGCGCGCTGCGCCCGCTGGTCTCCACGACCAGCAGCGAGCCCGACGCCCGCTCGACGATGACGCCGAGATCGCCGGTCCCGCGCGGCGCGAGCGTGGCGGCGGCGGCCCGTCCGGGCAGGCCGGCCCCGAGCGACAGGCCCGCGGCGGCGGCGATGAGGCCGCGGCGGGAGGGAAGGGGGGAGGTCGTCATCGGATGTGGCCTCGCTTGATGATGTCGGCGATGGTGAGCGCCTCCTCGGGCGTGAGGAGGCCGCGCCAGGGCGGCATGGGCGTGCCCGGCACGCCGTCCAGGATGATCGCCGCGAGCGCCTCGGCGCTGCGGTCGGCGACCGCATCGGGCGTCAGCGGCCGCCCGAGGCCGCCCTTCAGGGTCAGTCCGTGGCAGGACCCGCAGTCCTGCACGAGAAGGTTGCGCAAGGCCTCCCGGCGCGCTGGCCCCGGCTCGGCCGCCTGCACGGCCGGCGCGGCCAGCATCAGCGCCAGGATCGCGGCCCGTCCGGCCGCCCGCCGGTGCCGCGGCCCGTCACTGGGCCGCGACGGCGAAGACGGTCGCGTCATCGCGGATCCTCCCCAGGCGCCCGGCGAGCCCGGCCACCGCCCCGATGACGAAAAGGCAGGGCCCCTCGAGGGCACTCGCCGCCACGTCCTCGGCGATCTCCGCCAGGGTCGACAACAGATGGCGCTCGCGGTCGGTGGTCGCACGGTTGACGACCAGCACCGGCGTGGCGGACGGCAGCCCGTGGGCGAGCAGTTGGCCCGCGATCTCCGCGATGGTGGCGAGGCCCATGTAGACGACGAGCGTGCCGTCCGAGTCCGCGAGCTTGGAGAAGTCCACGTCGAGTGGCTGGTCGGCGCGGCAATGGCCGGTCAGGTAGGTGACGTGCTCGGCGACGCCCCGGTGGGTGAGTGGGATGCCGACGCTCGCCGCGGCCCCTTGGGCGGCCGTGATGCCCGGAACGATCTCGCAGGCGATGCCCGCCTCGGCGAGCGCCAGGGCCTCCTCGCCGCCGCGGCCGAAGATGAACGGATCGCCACCCTTCAGGCGGACGACGTCGTGGCCGGCCTTCGCCTGGGCGATCAGGATCTCGTTGATGGCCTCCTGCGGCACGGGGTGCCGCTTCGGGCTCTTGCCCACGTCGATCAGGACCGCGTCCGGCCGGGCCATCGCCAGGATGGCGTCCGAGACGAGGCGGTCGTGCACCAGCACCCGCGCGCTGGCGATCAGTCGCGCCGCCTTGAGGGTGAGGAGTTCGGGGTCTCCCGGACCCGCGCCGACGAGGTGAACCTTGCCCTTGGGCATCATCCCGGACCTCTCTCGAAGGATCGGAGAAAAAGCTCCCGCCGCGGGGGAGGAAGGGGGATCCCGCGGCGGGAGAAGCGCGCAGCCTCAGTAGATGTCGTCGCGTGTATTGAGGACGTTGAACTTGCCGGTCGGGGTCACCAGGCTCTTGTCCTTGATGACGTTCTTCAGCTTCAGCGTCTGGTCGTCGACGACCACTATCGCCGATTCCTGCGACTTGCCGTTCCACACCGAGAACCAGATCTCGGTCCCGTCCTTGTTGAACTCGCCCTGCACCACGCGGCGCTGGCCTTCCTTGATGCCTGACCACTCGCCGATCGGCAGGACCTTGTACTTGGGCTTGTCCTGGCCGAGGTCCTTGATGTCGAACACCGCCACCGAGGAGGCGATCTCGGGCTCGGGATTGAGCGTCGTGTCGACGTAGAGGTAGTGCGACTTCGGGTGCGTCTTCAGGAACAGCGAGCCGCCGCCCTGTCCGGACAGTGTCTGGACGACCGTCCAGGCCTCCTTCGGATGCTTCTCCGGGTCGGTACCGATGAGCGTGATCGTCTCGTCGCCGAGATGCCCGGTCGCCCAGACCGGTCCGTATTTCGGATGCACGAAGTTGGCGCCGCGCCCGGGATGCGGCGTCTGGCCCTTGGTGTCGATGACTTTGACGAGCCGGCTCTCCTTCATGTCGACGACCGCCACCTTGCTGCGGGCGTTGGCGGCGACCATGAAGTACCGCTTCGAGGAGTCGAATCCGCCGTCGTGCAGGAAGCGCTCGGCCTCGATCTCGGTCTCCTTCAGGTTCTTGATGTCCGAGTAGTCGACCAGGCGGATCTTGCCCGTCTCCTTCACGTTGACCAGGAACTCGGGCTTGAAATGCGAGGCCACGATCGAGGCGACGCGCGGCTCGGGATGGTAGGTCTGCTCGTCGTAGATCATGCCGCGCGTGGACACGATCTTGAGCGGCTCGAGCGTGGCGCCGTCCATCAGCACGTACTGAGGCGGCCAGTAGGCCCCCGCGATCGCGTACTTGTCCTCGTAGCCCTTGTACTTCGAGGTCTCGACCGAGCGGGCCTCATTGCCGACCTTGAGCTCGGCGACCGTCGCCGGCGTCTCCATCCACAGGTCGATCAGGTTGATCTTGGCGTCGCGGCCGATCACGTAGAGGTAGCGTCCCGAGGCGGAGATGCGCGAGATGTGGACCGCGTAGCCGGTCTTCAGCCGGGTCACGATCTGCTTCGTCGCGCCGTCGATCAGCGCCACCTCGCCGGTGTCGCGGAGCGTCACCGAGAAGAGGTTGTCGATGTCGAGCTTGTTCATCTGCTTGGTCGGCCGCTGTTCGACCGGCACCACGACCTTCCAGCTCGCCCGCATCTCGGCCATGCCGAACTCCGGCGGCTGCGCCGGGTCGTTCAGCAGGTAGCGGGCCATCAGGTCCACTTCGTCCTTGGTCAGCTCGTTCGACGTGCCCCAGTTCGGCATGCCGGCCGGAGACCCGTAGGTGATGAAGTCACGCAGGTACTCGTAGCCGTTCTTCTTGGTGACGTCGGTCGTCAGCGGCTTGCCGGTCGCGCCCTTGCGGAGCACGCCGTGGCAGCCGGCGCAGCGCTCGAAGTAGATCTGGTTCGCGCGCTTGAATTCGGCCTCGCTGAGCTGCGGCGAGCCGGGCTTGGTGCCGGGCTGCTCGACGGCCTTCTCGCCGAGCACGTCGAGGCTCGGCTGATACTGGCCGCCGGGCGTCGTCTCGTGCTTCTTCACGTCCGCCGGGTTCGGTTGCGTCTGCGCGGCGGCGCCGCCGGTCAGCGAGAGCGCCACGACAAGCGCGACGCTGCCGAGGAGTCCGGCCTCCGATTGAATGCGTAGGGGCATGGTTTACCCTCCGAAGGGTTGCTGCGCGGGGGACGGTTGACCAAGGGGCGGTGCGGTTCCTTGACGATTGACAAGACCGGAGCTTAGGCGTGCCCGCCGGCCGCGGGTTGACGATCGTCAAGAGCTCCCACGCGCCTGCCGCTAGGGTTTCCGGGCTCCAACCGGGACGTCCGAATGCGCTGCCTGGCCCGCGTTCTCCTCCTGCTGGCCCTCTTGGTCGCCGGCCTCTCGCCGACACCCGCCCGCACCGCCGAGCTCGCGGCGCTGTTCTTCGGCGCCGGCGCGGCCGCCGGCCCCGTGGAGGGCGACCCGCCCGCCCGCCCCGTGACGCGCGACGGCGTCCTCCTCGGCTACCTCCTGTCCACCCACGAGGTCTCCGGCTCGCTCGGCTACTCCGGCAAGCCGATCGACGTTCAGGTCGGACTGGACACCGCGGGCCGGATCGCCGGGGCGCGCCTCGTCCGCCACGAGGAACCCATCCTGGTCGTGGGCATCTCCCAGGAGCGGCTGGCCGCCTTCGTGGAGGCGCTGGCCGGAGCCGATCCGAGCCGGCCGCTCACGTTCCGGGGCGAATCCTCGCGCTCTGCGGAGGGCATCGACCGGATCGCCGGCGCCACCGTGTCCTCCACCGTCATCGCCGAGGCCGTCCTGCGCTCCGCGCGCGCCGTCGCCCTGTCGCGCGGCCTGCTCGGGACGGGCCCCGGACGGCCCCGCCTCGACCGCGAACGATACGCGGTCCGGACCTGGCCCGAGCTCCAGGCCGAGGGGGCCGTCACCCGTCTGACCCTCCGGCCAGCCGACGTCGCCGCCCGCCTCGGCCTGCCCGCGGACGACCAGGACGGCACCTTCCTGGATCTCGCCGTCGCGCTCGCGACGCCGCCGACCATCGGCCAGAACCTCGTCGGACGACGCCTCTTCGAGAGCGCCCTGGCGGGCGCCGGGCCGGAGGACAGCCACCTCTTCGTGGCCGGCGACGGCCTCTATTCCTTCAAGGGCACCGCCTGGCGCCAGTCCGGCACCTTCGACCGCATCGAGCTGCGCCAGGGCGCGCTGACCCTGAAGCTCGCCGCCGACCATCACCAGGGCCTGACAGGACTGCCCGCCGCGCTCGGCGCGCCCGCCTTCCGCGAATACGCCCTGTTCCGGATCGACGCCGCGTCCGGATTCGACCCCACGGCGCCCTTCTCGCTCGCCGTCCTCGTCACGCGCGAGCGGCCGGACGGCACGGTGGCGACGGGCGAATGGCTCCTGCCCTACCGTGTCCCCGACGCCTATGTGGTCCGCCCCCCGCCCGCCGTCGCGCCGTCCGCCGATGCCCCCGCCTGGCATGGCATCTGGTGGTCCCGCCGCGGCGAGCTGGCCGGCCTCGGTGTCATGCTGACCGTCCTCACGGGCATCCTGCTCTTCCAGGATGCGGTCGTCCGGAATCCGACCCGCTATAAGGTCGTCCGCCTCGGCTTCCTAGCGGCGACGGTCGGCTTCCTGGGCCTCTACGCGGGCGCGCAGCTCTCCGTCGTCAATGTCGTCACCTTCGCGCAGGCCTTGCTGGCCGGCTTCCGCTGGGACCTCTTCCTCGTCGACCCGCTGGTCTTCGTCCTCTGGTCCTTCGTGGCGGTCGCCCTGGTGTTCTGGGGGCGCGGCGTGTTCTGCGGCTGGCTCTGCCCCTTCGGCGCCCTGCAGGAACTCGCCAACGCCGCCGCCCGCCGGCTCGGCATCCGCCAGGTTCGCATGCCCTGGGCCCTGCACGAGCGGCTCTGGATGCTCAAGTACATCGGCTTCCTGGCCATCATGGCGCTGTCGCTGCAATCGGTGGCGGACGCCTTCCGGCTCGCCGAGATCGAGCCGTTCAAGACGGTCGTGATCCTGAAGTTCGCCCGCGACTGGCCCTTCGTCCTCTACGCCCTCGCGCTCCTCGCCGCCGGCCTCTTCGTCGAGCGCTTCTACTGCCGCTATCTCTGCCCGCTCGGCGCCGGGCTCGCCCTGCCGGCCAAGCTGAAGCTCTTCGACTGGCTGCACCGGCGCCCGCAATGCGGCCGGGAATGCCACGTCTGCGAGACCACCTGCACCGTCGAGGCGATCGACCCGATCGGCCGCATCAGCGCCAACGAATGCATCTACTGCCTGCGCTGCCAGGCGAACTACCACGACGCCGACACCTGCCTGGTGCTGAAGCAGCGGGCCCGTCGACGCGCGCCCGAGGCCGGCGAAGGAGCGTCCCATGGCTGAGCCCGACCGGCCTCCGACCCGCCGCCGCGTCCTGGCCCTCCTCGCCGCCGCGCCGGTGCTCGCCTCCGCCCCGGCCCCCGCCGGTGCCCTCCGCCGGACCTGGCGCGGCACGGCCCTCGGCGCCGACGCCGAGATCGTCCTGGAGGGCGGGGAGGCGGAGACCGCCCGCGCCGCTGTCGAGGCCGTCCGCCTGGAGGTGGAGCGCCTCGAGGCGGTCTTCAGCCTGTTCCGCGCCGACAGCGCCCTCTCCAGGCTCAACCGCACCGGCCGGCTCGACGCCCCGCCCCACGACCTCGTCGCCTGCCTCGCGATGGCCCGCGACGTCCACCGGCGCACGGGCGGGCGCTTCGACCCGACCGTCCAGCCCCTCTTCGAGGCGACCGCCGCCTGGTTCGCCGACCACGACGGCCCGCCCCCGCCGGCGGCGCTGGCCGAGGCCCGCGCGGCGATCGGCTTCGGCCGCGTCGCGGCGGACGGCGCGGCGGTCGTCCTGCCGCCCGGCGTCCGGCTGACCCTCAACGGCGTCGCCCAGGGGTGGATCGCCGACCGCGCCGCCGGGATTCTGGCGGCCCACGGTTTCGCCGCCGTCCTCGCCGACCTCGGCGAGATCCGCGCCGGAGGCCCCCCGGCCCGAGGCCTCTGGCGCGTCGGGCTACGCGGCGGCGGCGAGCGGACCCTGGCCGCCGGCGCCCTCGCGGTCTCTGCCCCCGACGGGCTGCGCTTCCGCGGCGGCCCCTACCACCACCTCTTCGACCCCCTGACCGGCCGCCCCGCCGACCTCTGGCAGCGCATCGTCGTCACCGCCCCCACCGCCGCCGAAGCCGACGCCCTGGCCACCGGCCTGGCATCGGCCCCCCCGGAGGTCATCGCCGAGATCGTGAAGGACAGGAACGACCTCACGGTCGCCGTCCGCGACCAGGCCGGCCGCGAGTTCGTGTTCGGGTGAGGGGAGGGGCAGGGCGGACCGGATCGCCGGCGCGACGGCCGACGGCATGACCTTGCGCAGGCCGCAGTCCCTTACCCGCACCCTCTCGACCGCACGCGCACGCGCCGCCAGGGTCCGCAAGGGCGTCTTCCCCTGCGGACCGACGAGGTTGCGCAGACCCACAAACGGGGAAAACATGCCCGACATCGCATGTGGGACCCCCACAAGCCCTTGACGGCCCGTGAAGACCGTGTCGCCTACGGTTGACGATGCGAATGGGCGTCGTGGATGAGCCTTGCAAGGGAGCCGGATCGCCCATGACCAGACCCGACGGCGAACCCGGTGCGCGCCGCGGTCCGGGAGCCGGGCCCGATGGCGTCCGTCCGGGGCGAAGCGCCGGCCGCGGCCTGCGGCTCTGGTCCGCGGCCGCCCTGCTCGTCGCGTTCGCGCTTCTCGCGCCCGTCGCCTTCGAGGCGTCCTCCGCCCAGGGGCCGGAACCCGCGGCGACCTACGTCGGCAGCGAGACCTGCGCCGGCTGCCACAAGACCGAAGCCGACCTCTGGCGACGCTCGCAGCACCGGCACGCGATGGAGCCCGCGACGGAGGCCTCCGTGAAGGGCGACTTCGCCGGGGCCCGCTTAGAGCACCACGGCGTCGCGACCCGCTTCTTTCGGGACGGCCCGCGGTTCATGGTCGAGACGGACGGTCCCGACGGCAAGCCGACCGTCTACGAGATCGCCTACACGTTCGGCGTCGAGCCGCTGCAGCAATACCTGATCGCCTTCCCGGACGGGCGCATCCAGGCCCTCTCCGTCGCCTGGGACACGAGGCCGGCGGACCGGGGCGGGCAGCGCTGGTTCCACCTCTACCCGAACGAACCGATCCCGCACACGGACGAGCTCCACTGGACCAAGCCCAGCCAGAACTGGAACTTCATGTGCGCCGAATGCCACTCGACTGGCCTCCGGCGGAACTACGACGCCGCGGCGGACCGTTTCGCGAGCACCTGGGCGGAAATCAGCGTCGGCTGCGAGAGCTGCCACGGTCAGGGGTCGCGACACGTCGCCTGGGCCGAGGCCCGGCAGAGCGGGCGGCCCTCGGCCCTGGCCGACGACCCCGCTCTCGGCCTTCTCGTGGCCTATGCCGAGCGCAACGGTATCACCTGGTCGCTCGACCCCGGGACCGGCAACGCCCGGCGCAGCGGTGCGCCCGCCACCCTGCGCAAGGAGGTCGAGACTTGCGGGCTCTGCCACGCCCGCCGCCTGCAGCAATCGGAGGATTGGGTGCCGGGCCGGTGGCTCTCCGAGACCCACCGCGTGACCCCGCTCTCCCGCGGCCTCTACCATGCCGACGGGCAGATGCAGGACGAGGTCTATACCTATGGCTCCTTCAAGCAGAGCCGGATGTACGCGGCCGGAGTGACCTGCAGCGACTGCCACGATCCGCATGGC carries:
- a CDS encoding 4Fe-4S binding protein; amino-acid sequence: MRCLARVLLLLALLVAGLSPTPARTAELAALFFGAGAAAGPVEGDPPARPVTRDGVLLGYLLSTHEVSGSLGYSGKPIDVQVGLDTAGRIAGARLVRHEEPILVVGISQERLAAFVEALAGADPSRPLTFRGESSRSAEGIDRIAGATVSSTVIAEAVLRSARAVALSRGLLGTGPGRPRLDRERYAVRTWPELQAEGAVTRLTLRPADVAARLGLPADDQDGTFLDLAVALATPPTIGQNLVGRRLFESALAGAGPEDSHLFVAGDGLYSFKGTAWRQSGTFDRIELRQGALTLKLAADHHQGLTGLPAALGAPAFREYALFRIDAASGFDPTAPFSLAVLVTRERPDGTVATGEWLLPYRVPDAYVVRPPPAVAPSADAPAWHGIWWSRRGELAGLGVMLTVLTGILLFQDAVVRNPTRYKVVRLGFLAATVGFLGLYAGAQLSVVNVVTFAQALLAGFRWDLFLVDPLVFVLWSFVAVALVFWGRGVFCGWLCPFGALQELANAAARRLGIRQVRMPWALHERLWMLKYIGFLAIMALSLQSVADAFRLAEIEPFKTVVILKFARDWPFVLYALALLAAGLFVERFYCRYLCPLGAGLALPAKLKLFDWLHRRPQCGRECHVCETTCTVEAIDPIGRISANECIYCLRCQANYHDADTCLVLKQRARRRAPEAGEGASHG
- a CDS encoding cytochrome D1 domain-containing protein; amino-acid sequence: MPLRIQSEAGLLGSVALVVALSLTGGAAAQTQPNPADVKKHETTPGGQYQPSLDVLGEKAVEQPGTKPGSPQLSEAEFKRANQIYFERCAGCHGVLRKGATGKPLTTDVTKKNGYEYLRDFITYGSPAGMPNWGTSNELTKDEVDLMARYLLNDPAQPPEFGMAEMRASWKVVVPVEQRPTKQMNKLDIDNLFSVTLRDTGEVALIDGATKQIVTRLKTGYAVHISRISASGRYLYVIGRDAKINLIDLWMETPATVAELKVGNEARSVETSKYKGYEDKYAIAGAYWPPQYVLMDGATLEPLKIVSTRGMIYDEQTYHPEPRVASIVASHFKPEFLVNVKETGKIRLVDYSDIKNLKETEIEAERFLHDGGFDSSKRYFMVAANARSKVAVVDMKESRLVKVIDTKGQTPHPGRGANFVHPKYGPVWATGHLGDETITLIGTDPEKHPKEAWTVVQTLSGQGGGSLFLKTHPKSHYLYVDTTLNPEPEIASSVAVFDIKDLGQDKPKYKVLPIGEWSGIKEGQRRVVQGEFNKDGTEIWFSVWNGKSQESAIVVVDDQTLKLKNVIKDKSLVTPTGKFNVLNTRDDIY
- the cobA gene encoding uroporphyrinogen-III C-methyltransferase — encoded protein: MMPKGKVHLVGAGPGDPELLTLKAARLIASARVLVHDRLVSDAILAMARPDAVLIDVGKSPKRHPVPQEAINEILIAQAKAGHDVVRLKGGDPFIFGRGGEEALALAEAGIACEIVPGITAAQGAAASVGIPLTHRGVAEHVTYLTGHCRADQPLDVDFSKLADSDGTLVVYMGLATIAEIAGQLLAHGLPSATPVLVVNRATTDRERHLLSTLAEIAEDVAASALEGPCLFVIGAVAGLAGRLGRIRDDATVFAVAAQ
- a CDS encoding FAD:protein FMN transferase, producing the protein MAEPDRPPTRRRVLALLAAAPVLASAPAPAGALRRTWRGTALGADAEIVLEGGEAETARAAVEAVRLEVERLEAVFSLFRADSALSRLNRTGRLDAPPHDLVACLAMARDVHRRTGGRFDPTVQPLFEATAAWFADHDGPPPPAALAEARAAIGFGRVAADGAAVVLPPGVRLTLNGVAQGWIADRAAGILAAHGFAAVLADLGEIRAGGPPARGLWRVGLRGGGERTLAAGALAVSAPDGLRFRGGPYHHLFDPLTGRPADLWQRIVVTAPTAAEADALATGLASAPPEVIAEIVKDRNDLTVAVRDQAGREFVFG
- a CDS encoding c-type cytochrome, translated to MTRPSSPSRPSDGPRHRRAAGRAAILALMLAAPAVQAAEPGPARREALRNLLVQDCGSCHGLTLKGGLGRPLTPDAVADRSAEALAAIILDGVPGTPMPPWRGLLTPEEALTIADIIKRGHIR